The sequence CCCGGTGAAGGCGCCGTCGTCCTCGAAGTGCATATCCTGAGCACCCAGCTTGACCGGCGAAGCCGACGACCGAATGGCGCGACCCACCACATCCAGGCTGATGTACGGCGGGCACACGGCCACCTGAGTACGGGTGCCGGGGCCTACGTGTTCACAGATCGACGCGGCAAGCACAACGGCGCTACGCACGTCTGTATTCATTTTCCAGTTGCCGGCGATAAACATAGCAGTTTGAATGGGTTGGGTTGGATAAAAGGCGCCCCGGCGTCAGCTCGGGCGACGGAGAGATACGGTGAGTGCGTCCTGGAAAGCCTGCGTCGCATTGTCGCGCACGTATTTGCCGACGAGCACGCCGTCTGCGTCGATGACAAAGCGGGTGGGCAAGAGGTTGATGTTGTAGTGCTCCACGATTGCGGCATCCAGGCTTTCCTCCAGAAAGACGTGGATCCCCGGGATGTCGCGATCCTGGAAAAAGGCGGCGTTGAGGTCCCTATCCGGCTGGAGCGAAAACGAAACCATTTCAAAGCGGTCGGCCCCTTCGACGGTAGCCCGATAAAACGCATTGCGGACGTTCAGCTCTCGCTCAAAAGCCGGCCCGGGGGCGTAAAACTCCAGCAGCAGCGCCCGCCCACGAAAGGAGGCCAGCGAGATCGTGTCGCCGGCCGTCGTCACCGCCTGAAAATCCGGCGCCGCCATGCCGGGCATCAGGTTCTGAAGATCGTACAACGCGCGATCCGCCCAGGCCGTGACGCTGCTGTCTTGAAACTCGACTTTCATCTGCTGCGCCAGAGTCACGGCTTCGTCGACCTGCAGGTTGTCTCGATACGCGATGATCAGCTCGGTCAACACAGCCACGCGGGGTCCGGGGTCCGTCGCGCGTTCCAGAAAGCCCTGCATGAGGGTCACGGCCGCCGGCGAGCCATGGAGCAGCATCTCGGTGCGCCGGGCCGTTTCAACGACCGTCTGGAAGTTGGGATTAAACTGATCAATGACCTGCGAACGCGCAACCAGGAGCGAGTCGTTTACATCCTGCAACAGGAGGATGGACTGCGACGACGCCAGTTCACCGGCAATCGTACCGGGGTTAGTCTCCCCCAGACCCCAGAGGATTTCAGCGCTCTGGAGCACGCGGTTTCTGTAGGGCGCCGGGTCGGATTCGCCGGCGCGTTGCAGTTCCTGGATGGCCATCGCGTGGGTGGCCAGCGTATTCTTGAAGCCCATCAACACCGCGTTTTCACGGGACCGGATGAGCATCGGCCTGCTCCCCAGCGGGAAGGTGACCTTCACCGTGGCGGAATCCCCATCGGCCACGACGATCTCGTCGCGCACCAGCGCCGCACCCGATCGGCTCACCTGGAGGGTGAAGATGTCCGCCCGCGGCGCGGTGACTTCCATCTCGACAATCCCATCCGGCCCGCTCACGCCATACGCCAGGGTGTCCCACTCGCCAGGGAGGCCGTCGGCGATGAGGACCTCGAACCCCCTGTAGTCGGCCACGGAGTCAACGGCGGCATCGACCGCGAAGGCGCCCCAAAAATGACTCCGGATCGTTCCGTCGACCGCGGATGGCTCGCCGCCGCAGCCGGCCAGCACGACAACCGACGCCAGGCACAACGATGCGGCGCAACTACGCAGGGAATACACGAGGAATGACATGATGTTGATGGATGACGACGGTGGGAGGCCCCCTATACGTTCCGGGATGCAACCTGTTCTGCGATGATCGTCCGAACCGCCTTGGGATCGGGCGAGCCGGGGTAGCGCTTCATCACCTGGCCGACAAAAAACCCGATCAACCCCTGTTTGCCGCTCAGGTACAACGCGACTTCCGCGGGGTGCTCGTCCAGCACGTCTTGCACGATCGGCAACAACGCGGAGGTATCGGATACCTGGATCAGATTGCGGGCGGAAGCCAGGGCTTCTGCTTCGTCGGGCGCATCAAGCATCGCCTCGAACAGTTCGTGGGCGGCAGATGAGTTGATGCTATTGGACAGGCGGAGGCGAACGAGGCCGGCAAGCCGAACCGGCGCGATTGGAAATTTGGCCATCTCCAGACCGCGTTCGTTGAGCGCACGCATCACGTGCGACATCACAAAATTTGACGCCGCCTTGGCGCGGCCGGTCGCCTCCCCGGCATCCGGTAGCGCCGTCAGCAGGGCCTCGAAGTAGTCGGCCACCGGGCGTTCCTCCGTGAGTACCTGTGCATCGTACGCCGGCAGGCCCAGCTGTTCGACGTACCGCGCGCTTCGCGCCTCGGGCAGCTCGGGGAGCGAGGCTTCCAGCGCCTGGCGCAACGCGTCGCCCACGACGATCGGGACAAGGTCCGGGTCCGGGAAATACCGATAGTCGTGCGCGAACTCTTTCGACCGCATCGAGCGTGTCTCGAGTTTGACGGCGTCCCACAGCCGCGTCTCCTGGCGGATCTCACCACCGCCTTCCACGATCTCGACCTGCCGGCGGATTTCGTAGGCGATGGCCCGTTCGACGTTGCGGAAAGAATTCACATTCTTGATCTCCGCCTTCGTACCGAGGCGCGTCTCGCCGCGCCGGCGGATGGACACGTTGGCGTCGCACCGGAGCGACCCCTCCTCCATGTTACCATCGCAGATGTCCAGGTAACGGACGATCTGACGGATCTTCTGCAGATACAGGAACGCCTCGCGCGGGGTCCGGAGATCGGGCTCGGACACGATCTCGATGAGCGGCACGCCGCACCGGTTGTAGTCCAACAGGGTATCGACCACATCCAGGTCGTGGACGGACTTGCCGGCGTCCTCCTCGATGTGGATCCGCGTGATGCCGATGCGCCGGGGCGTGACGTCCGGGAACTCGGGATCGATCAGATCCAGGTAGCCGCCGGCGCAGATCGGCGTATCGTACTGGGTGATCTGGTACCCTTTTGGAAGATCGGGGTAGAAGTAGTGCTTTCGCGCCAGCTCCGAGCGCGGGGCAATGGCGCAATGGGTCGCGAGACCCATGCGAACGCTGAAGGGCACGACCCGATCGTTCAGGACGGGCAGCGTGCCCGGATGACCCAGGCTTACCGGGTCGATATGCCGGTTCGGCTCCGCTCCAAAGGAGGCCGATTCCGGGCTGAATGCCTTCGAATCCGTTGCCAACTGGCAATGCACTTCCAGACCGATGACCGCTTCGTACTTTTCGTCTCGCATGCGTTATCTTCCGCTATGATTCGTCTGGCCATCCCCTCGCTCCTCGGGTGCACGCTGGCGGCGTTCGCGCTGGCCGGCTGCGAACCCGCGCCGGTGCGTCCGCAGTTTGGCGCGCCCTACGAACTGATCCCCTCCGGATCGGCCGGCGGACCAGACACACCGCCGCGTATTCGAGGCGATCGACTGCTGGCCAGCCTCTCGTACACCGGGGGCTGCGCCGATCATGACTTTGTACTCGATTACGCCGCCCGCCGCGATACCGTCCATCTCTGGATCGTGCACGAGGACGGTGGCGACTCGTGCGACGCGTATTTGATGGACGATCTCACGCTCGAACTGCCCCTGCCCGTCCGTGGGTCCGGACTGGTGGTTCTCCATTCACCGGAGGGCGGCGATCCCTACGTCTTGCGCTGGGGTACCACGCGCTGACGCAGACAACGTCCTGATCCGGGTCAGGCGCCGAACCGCGCCAGGATTTCGCCGGCGTGGTCATCTACTTTCGGACGCTTGAAGACATGGACGACGATCCCCTTTTCGTTGATGAGGAACGTCGTGCGCTTTACACCCGTGACGATATGGCCATACATGTTTTTTTCCCCCCAGACCCCATACTTGTTCAGAATCTTCTTGTCCGGGTCCGCCACGAGTGGAAAGGGCAGTTCATACTTCGCGATAAACGCATCGTGCGCCTCCGTCGAATCCGGTGAAATTCCGATCACGGCGATGCCGGCGTCCAGCAACCGGTGATACCCGTCGCGCAGATTGCAGGCCTGGCGTGTGCACACGGGCGTATCGTCCTCGGGGTAAAAGAAGAGGGCCACCTTTCGGCCTTTGTAGGCCGCCAATCGCAACGGATTGCCATCCTGGGTGATGCCTTCGAATTCGGGCGCCTTTTGTCCTTCCTCATGCATAGATGCCGCTTTTGCCATGGTCATTCCGCGTTAGGTCGAATGCTGGGACCGGGCCCCCTATCTCGCTAAAACCTTGTCGCCCGAAGATAACGCGCAGGTCTCTTAGGCATTATCAAATGTTGGAGGAGTTTCGCGTTGCACAAACGAGATAATCTTCCTAAAATCCAGGAACGGCGCTCTTCCTTATCGACCCACGCACGGAAACGCCCTTCCCACCGCACGCCGGCCTCCACGCCGGTCGCCGCGTTCGCGTGACTCGATCATCAAGCCCCCCGCCCATGCGTTTTCTCGTCTCCCAGAGCCCTTCGGAT comes from Rhodothermales bacterium and encodes:
- a CDS encoding triose-phosphate isomerase, encoding MFIAGNWKMNTDVRSAVVLAASICEHVGPGTRTQVAVCPPYISLDVVGRAIRSSASPVKLGAQDMHFEDDGAFTG
- a CDS encoding TlpA disulfide reductase family protein, whose amino-acid sequence is MSFLVYSLRSCAASLCLASVVVLAGCGGEPSAVDGTIRSHFWGAFAVDAAVDSVADYRGFEVLIADGLPGEWDTLAYGVSGPDGIVEMEVTAPRADIFTLQVSRSGAALVRDEIVVADGDSATVKVTFPLGSRPMLIRSRENAVLMGFKNTLATHAMAIQELQRAGESDPAPYRNRVLQSAEILWGLGETNPGTIAGELASSQSILLLQDVNDSLLVARSQVIDQFNPNFQTVVETARRTEMLLHGSPAAVTLMQGFLERATDPGPRVAVLTELIIAYRDNLQVDEAVTLAQQMKVEFQDSSVTAWADRALYDLQNLMPGMAAPDFQAVTTAGDTISLASFRGRALLLEFYAPGPAFERELNVRNAFYRATVEGADRFEMVSFSLQPDRDLNAAFFQDRDIPGIHVFLEESLDAAIVEHYNINLLPTRFVIDADGVLVGKYVRDNATQAFQDALTVSLRRPS
- the gatB gene encoding Asp-tRNA(Asn)/Glu-tRNA(Gln) amidotransferase subunit GatB; the protein is MRDEKYEAVIGLEVHCQLATDSKAFSPESASFGAEPNRHIDPVSLGHPGTLPVLNDRVVPFSVRMGLATHCAIAPRSELARKHYFYPDLPKGYQITQYDTPICAGGYLDLIDPEFPDVTPRRIGITRIHIEEDAGKSVHDLDVVDTLLDYNRCGVPLIEIVSEPDLRTPREAFLYLQKIRQIVRYLDICDGNMEEGSLRCDANVSIRRRGETRLGTKAEIKNVNSFRNVERAIAYEIRRQVEIVEGGGEIRQETRLWDAVKLETRSMRSKEFAHDYRYFPDPDLVPIVVGDALRQALEASLPELPEARSARYVEQLGLPAYDAQVLTEERPVADYFEALLTALPDAGEATGRAKAASNFVMSHVMRALNERGLEMAKFPIAPVRLAGLVRLRLSNSINSSAAHELFEAMLDAPDEAEALASARNLIQVSDTSALLPIVQDVLDEHPAEVALYLSGKQGLIGFFVGQVMKRYPGSPDPKAVRTIIAEQVASRNV
- the bcp gene encoding thioredoxin-dependent thiol peroxidase, whose translation is MTMAKAASMHEEGQKAPEFEGITQDGNPLRLAAYKGRKVALFFYPEDDTPVCTRQACNLRDGYHRLLDAGIAVIGISPDSTEAHDAFIAKYELPFPLVADPDKKILNKYGVWGEKNMYGHIVTGVKRTTFLINEKGIVVHVFKRPKVDDHAGEILARFGA